The Hyalangium minutum DNA segment GGCACCTGGGTCTCTAGCCGAGGGCCGCACGATCTGCTGGAGTTCATCCCCGCCATGGTCTCGCTGTTCGCCGAGCACCTGCCCGCCTCTCAGCCTAAGGAAACCCCCAAGGAGGCAAGGCCCTGGCTGCGCTGGGCCCTGGGAGGGTTCGCCGTGGCAGCGTTGGGCTACGGGCTGAAGGAGCGCAAGCTGCTCACCGCCTGACTCCAACAAACCCATCTTCCTGTTGGAAGTCCTCGACGATTCCTGGCCACAATCGGCTAGAGAGTCCCGCCAACTCCCTCTGGCGGCGGAGAGGTCTGGTCGTGAGCACAGCTGCTTCTCCCAATCGGCGCATCCTGGTGGTGGATGACAACCGCACCATCCACCAGGACTTCCGAAAAATCCTCTGCCCGCCCGCAGCCAATGACTCGCTGGATGAGATGGAGGCGACCCTCTTCGGTCACGCCGAGAAACATGAGCTGGCGCTCAGCTTCGAGATGGACTCGGCGTATCAGGGTGAGGAGGCGCTCCAGATGGCTCGCGCCGCCCGCCAGCAGGGCCGGCCCTACGCTCTGGCTTTCATCGACATCCGCATGCCTCCTGGCATCGACGGCGTGGAGACCACCTCCCGCCTCTGGCAGGAGGATCCCGACATCCAGGTAGTCATCTGCTCGGCCTACGCCGACTACTCCTGGGAAGAGATGATGCTCAAGCTGGGCCTGTCCCAGCGCCTGCTCATCCTCCGCAAGCCCTTCGACGGCATCGAGGTGCGCCAGCTGGCCTTTGCCCTCACCGAGAAGTGGGAGTTGTTGCGCTCCAACCGCCTTCATCTGGAGGACCTGGCCCGGGCCGTTGAAGAGCGCACCCGCCAGCTCACCGCCGCCAATGCTCGCCTCGTTCAGTCCCAGCGCCTGGAGGCTCTCGGCCGCCTGTCGGCCGGCCTGGCCCATGAGATCAACAACCCCCTGAGCTTCATCCTCGCCAACCTCAGCTACCTGCGTACCCAGCTCGAGACGGATGCCTCGCGCCTGAGCGCCAGTGAGATGCAGGAGCTGCGCGAGGTGTGCGCCGAGTCCTTCGAAGGGGCCGAGCGCATCCGCCGCATCATCCAGAACATCAAGCTGTTCAGTCGTCTGGATGAGGCCCCGCGCACCCGCGTCGATGTGCACGAGGTGCTGGAGCACGCCCTCGGCGAGGCACGCCAGTTGCTCGCATCCGATGCCCAGGTGGTGCGCGACTTCCACGCTGTCCCTCCCGTCTTCGCCAGCGAGAACGGCCTGCAGCAGGTCTTCTTCGGCCTGCTGGCCAACGCCGCTCAGGCGCTCAAGGACGGGCCTGCCTCGCCTCCCACCCTGCGCGTCGAGACCCACGTCCAGGAGGATGGCCGCGTCGCTGTCGAGATCGAGGACAACGGCAAGGGCATTGCCCCCGAGCACCTCGGCCGGGTGTTCGAGCCCTTCTTCACCACCAAGCGCATGGGCACCACCTCGGGCCTCGGCCTGAGCGTCTGCTACGGCATCGTCCTCGGCCTCGGCGGCGACATCATCGTCGACTCCTCCCTCGGCCAGGGCGCCACCTTCCGGGTGTTGCTGCCCCCGGCTCCGCTGGAAGCCTCCCAGACCACGCCTGGGTGAGTTCCCTCCCACACTTCTAGACACCGCACCCTGACCGAGAGAGCAGGTAGGTCTTCCTGCCCTCCCGGCAGAGCAGCCTTCATGTCACGAGTGCCTTTGAACATCGTGTCGCGTTCTGAACACAATCCGGGCTGCAAGCAGGCCATCGGTATCCGGCCTGCGCGCACGGCCAGGGGATATGTCGAGTTCGCATTCGCCCGAGACACCGAAGTCTCAGTCCCCAGCATTGGGGCCCGGGACGGGCGTACCGGACACGGAGCCTTCTCGAAGCCGTTTGGTGGCATTCCTGGACAGGTTTCTCTCGGAGCGCCTCCGGCAGGCCGACCCATCGGAGCTCACGCGTGCGCGGCTGACCGTGGGTTTCGCGCTGTTCCTACTGTTGTACGACCTGGTGTTCATGGCGCAGGCACTGCTCAAGCCCACGCTGCAGTGGCATGCGCTTGCGCTGGGCATCCCCGCGGCGCTGGCCTACTCTGGACTGCTCGCCCTGATACACCGGGCCGCCACGATCCGGCTGCCCGCGCTGCTGCTGTGCAGCATCGTCGCCTTGGCGATGGCGGGCTTCATCTTCGCACTGCGCATCCCCACCGCGGGGATGCACGCCGCGATGATGCTACTGCCCGCGCTCTCGGTGTACCTGCTGGGCTCCCGCAGGGCCCTGTCCTTTACCTTCTTCCTCATCCTCACGATGGGGATCGTCTTCCCGCTCTACATCACCCGCGCGGACAGTGCGTTCACGCCGGATACGCACTTCTGGGAGATGTACATCTTCGCCAGCATCTCCTTCCTGGGCGCGTGGGGGTTGGGCGCGCTGCACAACACCGCGCGCGACCAGATCCAGCTCTCACTCGAGCGGACGCTGAAGGCGAAGCGCGAGAGCGAGGGCAAGCTGATCAGCCTCTTCGAGAGCACGGATGACATCGTGTCCTCGGTGGATCTGCAGGGGAACCTGATCACCGCCAACTCGGCGCTGAACCGGCTCTTCGCCTCCGCCGTGGGGAGGGCGCCCCTGCCGGGGGAGTTCCTCTTCTCCAACCAGGCGCCCGACCAACAGGAGATCTGGCGCCAGCTGCTGGCGCAAGTCGCCACGGGCCAGCATCTGAGCTTCGAGGAGGAATACCCCTTTCCGGGCGGACGCGTCGTCTACGAGAACCACCTGCACCCCATCACCGGCGAGGAGGGCCAGGTGGTCGGCGCGACGATCTTCTCGCGCAACGTCACGTCCCGGAAGGACGCGGACACGCGCCTGGGAGAGATGCACCGCACGCTGGTGGACGTCTCGCGGCAGGCGGGCATGGCGGAGATCGCCACGGGGGTGCTGCACAACGTGGGCAACACGCTCAACTCCGTCAACATCGCCACGACGGTGCTGGCGGATCTGCTGCGCAAGTCCCGCGTCACCGGCCTGGCCAAGGCCGCGCAGATGCTGAAGGAGCACTCCTCGGACCTGGGGACCTTCTTCTCGACGGATCCCCAGGGGCAGCGGCTGGCCAGCTACCTCATCGCGCTCTCGGAGAGTCTCCTCGAGGAGCGCGAGGCGATGAACAAGGAAGTGCAGACGCTGAGCGAGAGCGTGGACCACATCAAGTCCATCGTCACCACGCAGCAGCGGCACGCGCGCACTGCGGGGGCCATCGAGGAGCTGCATGTGCCCCAGCTCATCGACGAAGCCCTGCGCCTGCATGCCATCTCGCTGGAGCGTCTGGGCATCTCCATCGTGCGCGAATATGCCGAGGTGCCTCCCATCCTGGTGGACCGGCACAAGCTGCTGCAGATCCTCATCAACCTGCTGAGCAACGCGCGCCACTCACTGGTGGACAGCCAGACGCAGGACAAGCGCCTGACCATCCGCGTGCGGACCACCGAGGACTCGGCGCAGCTGCTCATTGAAGTGGCCGACAACGGCATGGGCATCGCGCCCGAAAACCTGTCTCGCATCTTCTCCAAAGGGTTCACCACCAAGAAGACAGGCCATGGCTTTGGGCTGCACATCAGCGCCCTGGCCGCCACCGAGATGAAGGGCCGGCTCACCTGCGCCAGCCCTGGCGCCGGACAGGGCGCCACTTTCACGCTCGAGCTTCCCCTGGCAGGCGAGGAGATCCCTCCGTGAGTACATCCGCCGCTCCCAACCGCCGCATCCTCGTGGTGGACGACAACCGCACCATCCACCTGGACTTCCGAAAGATCCTCTGCCCGCCCTCGGCCAATGACTCCTTGGACGAGATGGAGGCGGATCTCTTCGGGCACTCCGAGGTCAGCGCCCAGCTCCCCGGCTTCGAGGTGGACTCGGCGTATCAGGGCGAAGATGCGCTCCAGTTGGCCCGTTCCGCCCGGCAGCAAAGCCGGCCCTACGCTCTGGCCTTTGTCGACATCCGCATGCCTCCCGGCATCGACGGCGTGGAGACCACCTCCCGCCTCTGGCAAGAGGACCCTGACCTCCAGGTGGTCATCTGCTCGGCCTACGCCGACTACTCCTGGGAAGAGATGATGCTCAAGCTGGGCCTGTCCCAGCGCCTGCTCATCCTCCGCAAGCCCTTCGACGGCATCGAGGTGCGCCAGCTGGCCTTCGCCCTCACCGAGAAGTGGGAGCTGCTGCGCTCCAACCGCCTTCACCTGGAGGGCCTGTCTCGTGCCGTCGAGGAGCGCACCCGCCAGCTCACCGCCGCCAACGCCCGCCTCGTTCAGTCCCAGCGCTTGGAGGCTCTCGGCCGCCTGTCGGCCGGCCTGGCCCATGAGATCAACAACCCCCTGAGCTTCATCCTCGCCAACCTCAGCTACCTGCGCACGCACCTGGACGTGGATCCTTCACGTCTCAGCGCCAGTGAGATGCAGGAGCTGCGCGAGGTGTGTGCCGAGTCCTTCGAAGGGGCCGAGCGCATCCGCCGCATCATCCAGAACATCAAGCTGTTCAGCCGCCTGGATGAAACCCCTCGTACCCGGGTGGATGTGCACGAGGTGCTGGAGCAGGCCTTGGGTGAAGCCCGGCCGTTGCTGGCTCCCACGGCCCAGGTGATGCGCGACTTCCAATCGCTGCCTCCCGTCTTTGCCAGCGAGAACGGTCTGCAGCAGGTCTTCTTCGGCCTGCTGGCCAACGCCGCTCAGGCGCTCAAGGACGGGCCCACCTCGCCGCCCACCCTGCGCATCTCCACTCAGCTCGAGGAGGATGGCCGCATCGCCGTGGAGATCCAGGACAACGGCAGGGGCATTGCCCCCGAGCACCTCGGCCGGGTGTTCGAGCCCTTCTTCACCACCAAGCGCATGGGCACCACCACAGGCCTCGGCCTGAGCGTCTGCTACGGCATCATCCTCGGCCTCGGTGGCGACATCACGGTCGACTCGACGCTCGGCCAGGGCGCCATCTTCCGGGTGTTACTGCCCCAAGCCCCCCTCGAGCACCTCACGCCCGCCCCTGTCGGCGTGACAGCGGACTGAGCGCTACATCCACCCCAGCTCGAGACGGGCCACGTCTGACATGCGGCTCTGGTCCCAGGGCGGCTCCCAGACCAGCTCCACGTGGGCCTCTTTCACGCCGGGGACGCTGGACACCTTGCGCTTCACATCCTCCACGAGCACCGGGCCCATGCCGCACCCGGGCGCCGTCACCGTCATCTGGATGTCCACCCGGTGGCCGCCTTCCGGCAGCGGCTCGGCCTTGCACTGGTACACCAACCCCAGCTCCACGATGTTGACGGGAATCTCCGGGTCATAGACCGTCCGGAGCTGCTCCCACACCTGGTCCTCGTTGAACGAGCCATCCTCCGAGTGCTTCGGCTCCAGGGCCTTGGCCGCCTGGGCGTACTCCTCGCCGAGCACGTCCGCGTCCTTCGCGTCGATGCGCAGCAGCTGACCGGTCGACTCCGACTGCACGGTGACGTTGCCGCCCAGCGTCTGCATCACGCGCAGATCCGTCCCGGCGGGGACCATCACCCGGTCTCCACTGGGAATCAACGTCGCTTCGACCTCGCGGTCGATGACCACCAACCCTCTCATGCGACCCTCGCTACTCCGTCGAGATGGGATCGGCCTCGCCCCGCAGCGCCGCGCGCAGCGTGTGCCAGGCGAGGCTCGCGCACTTCACGCGCGCCGGGAACTCGCTCACTCCGGACAGGACGGCCAGCTTGCCCAGGGCCTCGGTGTCCACCTCGGCCGGGCCCTCCGTCACCAGCTTGTGCACCTGCTCGAAGAGCTGCTCGGCCTCCTCGCGCGTGCGGTCCTTCACCGCCCCCGTCATCAGCGACGCCGAGGCCCGCGAGATGGCGCACCCCTGTCCCTGGAAGCCGATGTCCCGGATGACGCCGCCCTCCACCTTGATGGTCACGGTGAGCTGGTCGCCGCACAAGGGGTTGTGGCCCTGGGCGCGGTGGTTGGCCCCCTCCACCTCGCGGAAGTTGCGCGGGCGCTTGCCGTGGTCCAGCACCACCTCTTGATAGAGGTCCTGCAGATCCGAGCTCATGCGAACACCTCCCGCACCTTGTGGAGCCCGCGCACGAGCGCGTCCACGTCCTCGCGGGTGTTGTAGAGCGCCATGGAGGCGCGCACGGTGGCCGCCACGCCGAAGCACTGCATCAGCGGCTGCGCGCAGTGGTGGCCCGTGCGGACAGCCACGCCCTCGCGGTCCAGGATGGTCCCCACATCATGCGGGTGAATGTCCTCCATGATGAAGGACACCACGCCCGAGCGCTCGCGGCCCTGGCCGAGGATGCGCACGCCCGGCACGGCCTTCAGCGCCTGCTCGGCGTAGGCCAGGAGCTCCCGATCATGAGTGGCGATGGCGTCCAAGCCCACCTGGCCCAGGTAGTCGATGGCCGCGCCCAACCCCACCGCGCCCGCCACGTCCGGCGTGCCCGCCTCGAAGCGGTACGGCACGCGGTTGTAGAGCGTCTTCTCCAGGGTGACGGAGAGGATCATGTCGCCGCCGCCCTGGTACGGAGGCATGGACTCCAGGTGCTCCTTCTTGCCGTAGAGCACACCGATGCCCATGGGGCCGAAGAGCTTATGGCCCGAGAAGGCGTAGAAGTCGCAGTCCAGGTCCACCACGTCGACAGAGAAGTGCGTCACCGATTGGGCGCCGTCCACCAGCACGGGGACTCCCCTGGCGTGAGCGCGGCGGATGATCTCCTTCACCGGCACCACCGTGCCCAGGGCGTTGGAGACATGCGTCACCGCGAGGATGCGGGTGCGCGGCGTGAGGAGCTCCTCCAGCCCGTCCAGCACGAGGTCCCCACGAGTATCCACGGGGATCTGCTTCAGCT contains these protein-coding regions:
- a CDS encoding ATP-binding protein gives rise to the protein MSTAASPNRRILVVDDNRTIHQDFRKILCPPAANDSLDEMEATLFGHAEKHELALSFEMDSAYQGEEALQMARAARQQGRPYALAFIDIRMPPGIDGVETTSRLWQEDPDIQVVICSAYADYSWEEMMLKLGLSQRLLILRKPFDGIEVRQLAFALTEKWELLRSNRLHLEDLARAVEERTRQLTAANARLVQSQRLEALGRLSAGLAHEINNPLSFILANLSYLRTQLETDASRLSASEMQELREVCAESFEGAERIRRIIQNIKLFSRLDEAPRTRVDVHEVLEHALGEARQLLASDAQVVRDFHAVPPVFASENGLQQVFFGLLANAAQALKDGPASPPTLRVETHVQEDGRVAVEIEDNGKGIAPEHLGRVFEPFFTTKRMGTTSGLGLSVCYGIVLGLGGDIIVDSSLGQGATFRVLLPPAPLEASQTTPG
- a CDS encoding sensor histidine kinase, whose product is MAFLDRFLSERLRQADPSELTRARLTVGFALFLLLYDLVFMAQALLKPTLQWHALALGIPAALAYSGLLALIHRAATIRLPALLLCSIVALAMAGFIFALRIPTAGMHAAMMLLPALSVYLLGSRRALSFTFFLILTMGIVFPLYITRADSAFTPDTHFWEMYIFASISFLGAWGLGALHNTARDQIQLSLERTLKAKRESEGKLISLFESTDDIVSSVDLQGNLITANSALNRLFASAVGRAPLPGEFLFSNQAPDQQEIWRQLLAQVATGQHLSFEEEYPFPGGRVVYENHLHPITGEEGQVVGATIFSRNVTSRKDADTRLGEMHRTLVDVSRQAGMAEIATGVLHNVGNTLNSVNIATTVLADLLRKSRVTGLAKAAQMLKEHSSDLGTFFSTDPQGQRLASYLIALSESLLEEREAMNKEVQTLSESVDHIKSIVTTQQRHARTAGAIEELHVPQLIDEALRLHAISLERLGISIVREYAEVPPILVDRHKLLQILINLLSNARHSLVDSQTQDKRLTIRVRTTEDSAQLLIEVADNGMGIAPENLSRIFSKGFTTKKTGHGFGLHISALAATEMKGRLTCASPGAGQGATFTLELPLAGEEIPP
- a CDS encoding ATP-binding protein gives rise to the protein MSTSAAPNRRILVVDDNRTIHLDFRKILCPPSANDSLDEMEADLFGHSEVSAQLPGFEVDSAYQGEDALQLARSARQQSRPYALAFVDIRMPPGIDGVETTSRLWQEDPDLQVVICSAYADYSWEEMMLKLGLSQRLLILRKPFDGIEVRQLAFALTEKWELLRSNRLHLEGLSRAVEERTRQLTAANARLVQSQRLEALGRLSAGLAHEINNPLSFILANLSYLRTHLDVDPSRLSASEMQELREVCAESFEGAERIRRIIQNIKLFSRLDETPRTRVDVHEVLEQALGEARPLLAPTAQVMRDFQSLPPVFASENGLQQVFFGLLANAAQALKDGPTSPPTLRISTQLEEDGRIAVEIQDNGRGIAPEHLGRVFEPFFTTKRMGTTTGLGLSVCYGIILGLGGDITVDSTLGQGAIFRVLLPQAPLEHLTPAPVGVTAD
- the sufT gene encoding putative Fe-S cluster assembly protein SufT, encoding MRGLVVIDREVEATLIPSGDRVMVPAGTDLRVMQTLGGNVTVQSESTGQLLRIDAKDADVLGEEYAQAAKALEPKHSEDGSFNEDQVWEQLRTVYDPEIPVNIVELGLVYQCKAEPLPEGGHRVDIQMTVTAPGCGMGPVLVEDVKRKVSSVPGVKEAHVELVWEPPWDQSRMSDVARLELGWM
- the sufU gene encoding Fe-S cluster assembly sulfur transfer protein SufU, which translates into the protein MSSDLQDLYQEVVLDHGKRPRNFREVEGANHRAQGHNPLCGDQLTVTIKVEGGVIRDIGFQGQGCAISRASASLMTGAVKDRTREEAEQLFEQVHKLVTEGPAEVDTEALGKLAVLSGVSEFPARVKCASLAWHTLRAALRGEADPISTE
- a CDS encoding cysteine desulfurase — translated: MSGGGLDVAKVRADFPILSQEVRGRPLVYLDSAASAQKPQAVIDAISHFYTHDNANVHRGVHTLSERATAAFEAAREKVARFLHAKSDKEIVFVRGTTEAINLVVQTFGRKNIGPGDEVLITALEHHANIVPWQMLCEQVGAKLKQIPVDTRGDLVLDGLEELLTPRTRILAVTHVSNALGTVVPVKEIIRRAHARGVPVLVDGAQSVTHFSVDVVDLDCDFYAFSGHKLFGPMGIGVLYGKKEHLESMPPYQGGGDMILSVTLEKTLYNRVPYRFEAGTPDVAGAVGLGAAIDYLGQVGLDAIATHDRELLAYAEQALKAVPGVRILGQGRERSGVVSFIMEDIHPHDVGTILDREGVAVRTGHHCAQPLMQCFGVAATVRASMALYNTREDVDALVRGLHKVREVFA